The genome window TATCCAATCCCTGTAATCGCTCTTTCATGTTTTGTAGACTTGTCGAATCGAGCCGGCTCCCTGCCTGCACAAACGATAGTTCGCGTTCAACGATGTACGGCTTTGTATAATGCAAACCCTGCCAAGTAATCGCATAGATTTGCTTTCCGACAGCGTTATAATTCCGGTTTTGATCGGGAATCGTGAAGTATGGTAAGAGGCGGGCATGACTGTGCGCCACCAATCCAAGCAGGATCGTGCAAAGTATAAGCAAAATTCGATCAGTGTATCGCATCGGCAAAGAATACAAAATTGCGGTTTGTTATACAAACCTGCAAGTTGCGGAATATGGAAAGATCTGTGCTGAATGTGAATTAAGAAAAACGCCGGACCTTACGACCCGGCGTTTCACAGAAATCATTCCATTCCGATGAATCGAATGCTTAGCCTTCCATTGCCTTCTTGGCGGCGCCCATCAGCCACTTGGTTGTGACCGACTTCGGACGTTCGATTGGGGAACCCATACCGCGGGCGAGCACCATCTGCGCGCCCATACCCAATACGCGGGACACCGAGAATAGAACGGTGTAGTACTGGAATTCGCGGAGACCGTAATGGTACAGCAGCGAACCGGAGGCGGCGTCTACGTTCGGCCACGGATCCTTGATCTTTTGAATGGTCTTGAGAATGTCGGGGACGGTATCAAACGTCAGTGCGACGGTCTTGAATACCGGATCTTCCGGACAATACTTGTGACCGAATTCCTTGAACATCTTGAAACGCGGGTCGACGACGCGCAATACAGCATGGCCGTAGCCGGGGATAACGCGACCGCTCGATAACGTTTCGGTCGCTTCCTTGTGCAAGACTTCCTTCGACGGGGAGCCGCCGAATTTCTCATTGATGCTCAATACCCACGCGAGGCATTCTTGGTTGGCAAGACCGTGTAACGGACCGGCGAGACCGTTTAAGCCGGCGCTGATGGCGTAGTACGGATCGGACAAAGCGCTTGCGACGAGGTGGCTGGTGTGTGCCGACACGTTGCCGCTCTCATGATCGCAATGGAGAACCATATATAATCGCATGAGCTTGTCGAAATCGGCGCTGTTAAAGCCCATCATGTGCGCGTAGTCGGCTGCCCAGTCGAGTTTCGGATTCGGGTCGATCTTCGAGCCCTTGCCGTAACGCTTGCGATAAATCCATGCCGAGATTTCGCCGACAGTCGCGACGATGTCGAGCACGTCTTCCAACATGTACTTCCAGTACTCGTCTTTTTTCACACCACGGTCGTATGCAGCGCGGTACTTGCTTTCCTTCTCCATCGCGAGGATTGCAACGTCAAGCATCGCCATTGGGTGATGTTCGTCTTTTTCTTCAAACTGGTCGAGGATTTTCCAAACGTATGCCGGAACCTTGGCGCGGGCTTTGATGTCGGCTTGCAGATCGGCCAATTCTTCGGCATTCGGGAATTCGCCGGTAAGCATTAACCAGAAAATTTCTTCGGGAAGTTTGTCGCCTAATTCTTCTAACTTGATGCCACGG of bacterium contains these proteins:
- a CDS encoding citrate (Si)-synthase produces the protein MSKLFDKLGTQLPVLRAEMKEFMGKYGNAKVDEVKAEQIVGGMRGIKSLLCDTSEVDPNYGLIIRGIKLEELGDKLPEEIFWLMLTGEFPNAEELADLQADIKARAKVPAYVWKILDQFEEKDEHHPMAMLDVAILAMEKESKYRAAYDRGVKKDEYWKYMLEDVLDIVATVGEISAWIYRKRYGKGSKIDPNPKLDWAADYAHMMGFNSADFDKLMRLYMVLHCDHESGNVSAHTSHLVASALSDPYYAISAGLNGLAGPLHGLANQECLAWVLSINEKFGGSPSKEVLHKEATETLSSGRVIPGYGHAVLRVVDPRFKMFKEFGHKYCPEDPVFKTVALTFDTVPDILKTIQKIKDPWPNVDAASGSLLYHYGLREFQYYTVLFSVSRVLGMGAQMVLARGMGSPIERPKSVTTKWLMGAAKKAMEG